Genomic window (Lewinellaceae bacterium):
GGCCAGGAGCATGATGGGGCCAGGGCAATTTTCCGGCGGGAAGGTTTATCTGATAAGGCCCTGGCTCCCGGCAGCTGGTTTCGAAGGCGCTGTCAGGCGTTCTCAGATCCTCTTTCGAGCATCCCCAGGGCAAAAGGAAAAGGACCCAGAGGAAAAAACATACCTTGTACTTCATGGCATTGGGTTTGGACAAACTCTAAATTCTGTAATATCCCTGCCCTTTCCAAATAGAACCATCCTCACCCTTAGGTTTGGTCCGGGATAATACAATGAGCCTGTTGGGAACTTCTTAAAGGGAATTGTAGTTTTCAACAACAATTGCATACCAAACCCCGATTACAATGGAAAATACCTATTATCCTCCCAGCCCGGACCAGGTTCCCGCCGAACTGATGAAACTCCACCCTGCCTACAAATGGCGCGTTTTTTATGTATTGCTGGGTATCATCTTTTTCATGGCCTTCTACTTTACTTTGGTAGCCGCTTCGGGTTATCTCGTTTATCTGGCTATCATTTATCCGATGGGGCCGGTCAACAAGCTCACCATTCTACTGAAGCTGGGTGCCATTGCCACTTCCGTCATGTTTTTCGTCTTTACGTTGAAGTTTCTCTTCAAAAAATCCAGTTATGAAAACCCGACGGATGTTGAGATCAGGGAAGCCGACCATCCCCGGCTGTTCCAGTTCATCCGGCAGCTGTGCCAGGAAACCGGAGCCCCTTTCCCCAAGAAGATTGTAGCTAATGAGCAGATCAACGCCGCCGTTTTTTACGACGACACTGTGCTGAGTATGTTCCTTCCGGTGCGAAAAAACCTGCTGATTGGCCTGGGCCTGGTCAATTCACTCAATCTCACCGAGTTCAAGGCCGTGCTCGCGCATGAGTTCGGGCACTTTGGCCAGCGCAGCATGAAGCTGGGCAGCTATGTATACATGGCCAACCGCATCATCCATGATATGGTTTACAACCGGGACAGATGGGACCGCACCCTTGACGAGTGGAGCAGGTCCGATATCCGCATTTCCGTGTTTGCCTGGATACTCAAAGCCTTTATCTGGGTAGTCCGCCAGGTGCTTGCCCTGGCTTACCAGGGCATCAACCTGTTGCACGCCAGCCTTTCCCGTCAGATGGAATTCAATGCCGACCGGGTGGCGGTCAGCGTTACCGGCAGCGGGCAGATCATCAATGGCTTATCCAAACTGATGCGTTCCTCAGCGGCCATGAACCTGGCTATGAACCAACTGTCCAACGCCGCCGACCACAAATTGTACACCAAAGATCTCTTTTACCACCAGTTTGCTGCGGAGCAGTATTTGCTCAACAAACACCCCGAGTACCAGGACCGCCAGCCGCACTACGATGAATCGGGCCGCCCTTTTATCTTCACCGCGGCTGACGAGGAAGTGCCGGATATGTACGCCAGCCACCCCTCCAACTACGACCGTGAACAGAATGCCAAAGCGATCTATGTGGAAGGCCCGACCGACAACCGGCCACCCTGGCTGCTTTTCGATAATGCAGAACAGCTCAAGGAAACCATTACCGAAAAGTTGTACCAGAACGCAGGCCTGTTGCGCGATAATGCTAAACTTTCCAGCCCGGAAGCAGTCAACAACTTTATTCAAGCTGAATTACAGGAAACTTCCTTCGACGAAAGGTATCGGGGAGCTTATGACAGCCGTTATATTCATCCCTTCCCCACCGAAAACGCGGAGGAAGAAGCGTTGAAGCGCTTCCCGGACGAACAGGCCGCACAGGCCGCCCTGAGCAGCCTCTATGGTAAGGAATTGGAGGCACAAATGGCCCACCGCCGGGAACTGCAGGAAGAATTGGCCCAAATCATCAATGCGGCGAACAGCGGCGGAAAGAAACAGCACTTTACTTTTCGCGGCAAGCCGGCGAGCCCTGAAAAAGCACAGGAGTTATACGATATAGTCAATAAGGAAATCACTGATCAATACAACGGATGGTTCAAAACGTTTGACGAAACTACCCACCTGCTTCACCTGGCACTGATGCAACACCAGCAACTGCCCGAAAAAGAAGCGTATTTGAAGCGCTGCGATTTCCACAACCGAATCCAGTCCTATTATTTCATGCTGGAGGAAACACAAACTGGTTTTCAGCAAACACTGAAAGAGGCGATC
Coding sequences:
- a CDS encoding M48 family metalloprotease, whose protein sequence is MENTYYPPSPDQVPAELMKLHPAYKWRVFYVLLGIIFFMAFYFTLVAASGYLVYLAIIYPMGPVNKLTILLKLGAIATSVMFFVFTLKFLFKKSSYENPTDVEIREADHPRLFQFIRQLCQETGAPFPKKIVANEQINAAVFYDDTVLSMFLPVRKNLLIGLGLVNSLNLTEFKAVLAHEFGHFGQRSMKLGSYVYMANRIIHDMVYNRDRWDRTLDEWSRSDIRISVFAWILKAFIWVVRQVLALAYQGINLLHASLSRQMEFNADRVAVSVTGSGQIINGLSKLMRSSAAMNLAMNQLSNAADHKLYTKDLFYHQFAAEQYLLNKHPEYQDRQPHYDESGRPFIFTAADEEVPDMYASHPSNYDREQNAKAIYVEGPTDNRPPWLLFDNAEQLKETITEKLYQNAGLLRDNAKLSSPEAVNNFIQAELQETSFDERYRGAYDSRYIHPFPTENAEEEALKRFPDEQAAQAALSSLYGKELEAQMAHRRELQEELAQIINAANSGGKKQHFTFRGKPASPEKAQELYDIVNKEITDQYNGWFKTFDETTHLLHLALMQHQQLPEKEAYLKRCDFHNRIQSYYFMLEETQTGFQQTLKEAIGMGQLDEGDVLRFEGSFNHYQKILNEVVEEAREVLMPSFEYVEEGYLKDFLLEGNVIRGGSNLLNNTWISKFSEQMNTVLSRTRRLYFKSLGKIIKMQEAVREA